The Candidatus Eremiobacteraceae bacterium genome segment GAGTGCGCCCGCGAGCGCGAGAACCGTACGCTTTTTCATATCGAACGGCTATACGGTCAGCCCGCTTAAGCGACCTTCGCGTCCGCGGTCAGAAGCATGCCTACGACAGCAAGCCATACTGCCCGAACGGCCAGTGTCTCACCACGCGCAACGCCGACGAGCGGACCGACGGGCAGGATTCTCCGGAATCGTCAGCGGCCTGTCAGGATTTAGTGGATGTCGATGTCTTGCGGATCGACCAGCCCCGTCAACGAACCGCTTATCGCGCGCAACGGCGCGATGTCGCCCGTACCGTTCTTCGGGTACACGGTGATCGACGCATTGGCCGAGTTCGCGACCGCGATGACCGTTCCGTGCACGCTCAATCCGCCCGGGCCGTCCAGTAGCGTCGCCGATCCCGAGATCGTGGCGAGTGGCGTCGCGTTGCCATTCGCATTCGCCGCGTAGACGATGACATTATTGCCGTCGGTGACGTAGATGCGTCCTTTCGTGTCGACGGCGACGCCGCGCGGCGAGTTGAGACCGGTGATCTCCGCCGTCGGGTTCACCGTTCCGTTCGAGTTCGCCGGATATTCGTTGAGCGATTGGTCGCCCGGATCGGCGACGTACAGCGTGCCGTTGAAAAGCGCGATGCCGGCGGGTACGAAGAAGAAATTCTGACCGTCGAAGATCGTCGCGATCGCCCCGCGATTTCCGTTCGAGCCGGCCGCGTAGACGGTGATGTACGAATTGCCGCCGGTGCTGTTCGTCACGTACGTGATGCCGCTCGGATCGACGGCGATCCCTTGCGCGTTGTCGAGTTGCGTCAACGCTCCCGACACCACGAACTCCGGCGCGACGTTGCCCCTCGCGCCGGCCGCGAAAACCTCGAAGCTCGACTGCTCGAGCACGTAGAGCTGGCCTGAGCCGTCGTTGTCGACGCCGATCGGCGCCGCGAGGCCCGTGTTCCTCCCTTTCAACTTGGTCGACGGTTTGACGTCGCCGGTCGCGGTCAGCTTGTACGCGAAGATCGCGTTGGCGGACTCATCGGCCGCGTAGATCTTGACGCCGGTCAGCGCGGGCACGACGTTTCTATTCGGCGCCGCGGTGTGCTCGGCGAGAGTCGATGAGCTGCAAGCCGATGCGAATGCCGCACAAGCGGCGACGATGACGATCCCTGCCGTTCTCATACCGACATTGTACGCCTGTAGGACGCGGCGATTCAACGGGCCGATAGGCCTAGGACAAACTCTAGCAGGCCGAAAACCCGTCGGACCGTGATCCGTGCGATTTTCTTCGACCTCGACGATACGCTCGTCGACGACACGATATCGCTCGAGCAATGCGCCGAGGAAGCGGCGCGCGAGCTGGCGCCCGACCGAGGCGCGTCGCCGGTCGATCTCGGCGACGCATACGTCGACGCCGCCATCAACTTCTGGACGCAGCTCGGTCCCGGGTCGCCGAAACCCGCGATGGGCGCGATCAGGCCGATGATGTGGCGCGCCGCGCTGCAGCGCTACGGCATCGAGGACGAGCATTTGGCCAAACGTCTCGCCGCGCGCTTCGACGAGCTGCGCATCGAACGCGTCGAGCTGTTCCCGGAAGCCGTGCCGGTGCTGAGGTCGCTGCGCGCCGCCTACAAGATGGCCGTCATCACGAACGGTTTCGCCGAGACGCACGAGCGGAAGATCGCGCAGCTCGAGCTCGAGCGTTTCTTCGACGTCGTCGTGCTCGCCGGCGAGCTCGAGATGGCCAAACCGGATCCCGCCGTTTTCGCCCACGCGATGGAGCTGCTCGACGTCGGCCCGGACGAGAGCATCATGGTCGGCGACCGTTACGATCGCGACGTCGAAGGTGCGCACGCCGCGGGCATGCGCGCGATCTGGATCCGTTGCCGCGGCGAAGAGGTGCCCCACGGCGCCCGTCTCCCGGAGGCCATCATCGACTCGATCGCCGGTCTGCCCGGAGCGCTCGCCGCTATTCCTGCGTAGACCCGCGTGACGCAGCGCACAAAGATTCGCCGTCCATCACAACGGTGCCGATGAACCTGTCAGAACGATTGGGAGGTCCATCGTCACATGCGGAAATTACTCATCGCCGCGAGCAGCGCGGCAGCACTGTTCGTCATCGCGGCGGCCCATCCGGCGCCTGCGATGGCAGACTTCAAGATCTGCAATCAGTCGAGCGAGAAGATATCGGTCGCCATCGCGTACCACGATCAGGAAGCGGGCAACTGGGTGTCGCGCGGCTGGTGGAACGTCGATCCTGGCGAGTGCAAAGTCCCCTTGTCC includes the following:
- a CDS encoding DUF1036 domain-containing protein, which produces MRKLLIAASSAAALFVIAAAHPAPAMADFKICNQSSEKISVAIAYHDQEAGNWVSRGWWNVDPGECKVPLSGELKDRYYYLYGDGEQHYWSGEHSFCVDNNDKFTLNEADTTCDYDYEGFLEVDTGDSNGYTYTFQ
- a CDS encoding HAD family hydrolase; protein product: MIRAIFFDLDDTLVDDTISLEQCAEEAARELAPDRGASPVDLGDAYVDAAINFWTQLGPGSPKPAMGAIRPMMWRAALQRYGIEDEHLAKRLAARFDELRIERVELFPEAVPVLRSLRAAYKMAVITNGFAETHERKIAQLELERFFDVVVLAGELEMAKPDPAVFAHAMELLDVGPDESIMVGDRYDRDVEGAHAAGMRAIWIRCRGEEVPHGARLPEAIIDSIAGLPGALAAIPA